The following coding sequences are from one Streptomyces sp. NBC_01485 window:
- a CDS encoding YciI family protein: MKNYLLSVVQPAGGEPPAPDELAEIMRRVEAYNDELRAAGAWVFAGGLHGPETATVLRPQDGDVLITDGPYAEGKEYLGGLCLIRAADLDEALEWGRKAALATTLPIEVRPFVDTH; the protein is encoded by the coding sequence ATGAAGAACTACCTGCTCAGCGTGGTCCAGCCGGCCGGCGGTGAGCCGCCCGCCCCCGACGAGCTCGCGGAGATCATGCGCCGTGTGGAGGCCTACAACGACGAACTGCGCGCCGCCGGGGCCTGGGTCTTCGCCGGCGGACTGCACGGACCGGAGACGGCCACCGTGCTGCGCCCGCAGGACGGCGACGTGCTCATCACCGACGGGCCGTACGCCGAGGGCAAGGAATACCTCGGAGGGCTGTGCCTGATCCGGGCCGCCGACCTGGACGAGGCCCTCGAATGGGGCCGGAAGGCCGCCCTGGCCACCACGCTCCCCATCGAGGTGCGGCCGTTCGTGGACACCCACTGA
- a CDS encoding LLM class flavin-dependent oxidoreductase, with translation MSLTFHWFLPTNGDSRHVVGGGHGTPATASGRDRPPTVAYLSQIARAAEDLGFVGALTPTGAWCEDAWLTTAMVSQHTERLKFLVAFRPGSVSPTLAAQMASTFQRQTGGRLLLNVVTGGESHEQRAYGDFLDKDDRYRRTGEFLEIVRELWEGKTVDLKGEHLRVEEAKLARVPDPVPEVYFGGSSAIAGEIAAKHVDVYLTWGEPPEQVAEKIAWVRGLAAKQGRTLRFGIRLHVITRDTSEEAWAEADRLLAGFDSETVRSVQAGLARSESEGQQRMLALHGGGRDGLEIHPNLWAGIGLVRGGAGTALVGSHEEVAERIKEYAALGIEEFVLSGYPHLEEAYWFGEGVLPRLAEEGLWRHPFRGDVASLPQVPFAG, from the coding sequence ATGTCCCTCACGTTCCACTGGTTCCTCCCCACCAACGGCGACAGCCGCCATGTCGTCGGCGGCGGTCACGGCACCCCCGCCACCGCCTCGGGACGGGACCGGCCGCCGACGGTCGCTTATCTGAGCCAGATCGCCCGCGCCGCTGAGGACCTCGGCTTCGTGGGCGCGCTCACCCCGACCGGGGCCTGGTGCGAGGACGCCTGGCTGACCACCGCCATGGTCAGCCAGCACACCGAGCGCCTGAAGTTCCTCGTCGCGTTCCGGCCCGGCTCCGTCTCGCCGACGCTCGCCGCGCAGATGGCGTCCACCTTCCAGCGGCAGACCGGCGGACGGCTCCTGCTCAACGTGGTCACCGGCGGCGAGAGCCACGAGCAGCGGGCCTACGGCGACTTCCTGGACAAGGACGACCGTTATCGCCGTACGGGTGAATTCCTCGAGATCGTGCGGGAGTTGTGGGAGGGCAAGACCGTCGACCTGAAGGGCGAGCACCTGCGGGTGGAGGAAGCGAAGCTGGCCCGGGTGCCGGATCCGGTGCCCGAGGTGTACTTCGGGGGATCCTCGGCCATCGCCGGTGAGATCGCCGCGAAGCACGTCGACGTCTACCTCACCTGGGGCGAGCCGCCGGAGCAGGTCGCCGAGAAGATCGCCTGGGTCCGGGGGCTCGCGGCGAAGCAGGGGCGGACCCTGCGGTTCGGGATCCGGCTGCACGTCATCACCCGGGACACGTCGGAAGAGGCCTGGGCGGAGGCCGATCGGCTGCTCGCCGGGTTCGACTCGGAGACCGTGAGGTCCGTCCAGGCGGGGCTGGCGCGCAGTGAGTCCGAGGGGCAGCAGCGGATGCTCGCGTTGCACGGGGGCGGGCGGGACGGGCTGGAGATCCATCCCAACCTGTGGGCCGGGATCGGGCTGGTGCGTGGGGGTGCGGGGACCGCGTTGGTCGGCAGCCATGAGGAGGTTGCCGAGCGGATCAAGGAGTATGCGGCGCTGGGGATCGAGGAGTTCGTGCTGTCCGGGTATCCGCACCTTGAGGAGGCTTACTGGTTCGGGGAGGGAGTACTGCCGAGGCTGGCCGAAGAAGGGTTGTGGCGGCATCCTTTCCGTGGCGATGTCGCTTCCTTGCCGCAGGTGCCGTTCGCGGGTTGA
- the ssuE gene encoding NADPH-dependent FMN reductase has product MATVLSVSGSPSASSRTGRLLRHLDQQLAAQGHEVIPLDVRTIPAEALLGADFRHPAIVEATELFARADGVVVATPVYKASYSGVLKALLDLLPQYALAGKTVLPLATGGSTAHVLAIDYALRPVLNSMGAAHIVQGWFTLDKDITAHEDGSITVAPAATDALSQVVDQFSAALGRTPYLAAAS; this is encoded by the coding sequence ATGGCCACCGTCCTGTCCGTCTCCGGCAGCCCCTCCGCCTCCTCCCGCACCGGCCGCCTGCTGCGCCACCTCGACCAGCAACTCGCCGCCCAGGGACACGAGGTGATCCCGCTCGACGTCCGCACGATCCCGGCCGAGGCCCTGCTCGGCGCGGACTTCCGCCACCCGGCGATCGTCGAGGCGACCGAACTGTTCGCGCGCGCCGACGGCGTCGTCGTCGCCACGCCCGTCTACAAGGCGTCCTACTCCGGGGTCCTCAAGGCGCTCCTCGACCTGCTCCCGCAGTACGCGCTCGCCGGCAAGACGGTCCTGCCGCTGGCCACCGGCGGCTCCACCGCCCATGTCCTGGCCATCGACTACGCCCTGCGTCCCGTGCTCAACTCCATGGGCGCGGCCCACATCGTGCAGGGCTGGTTCACCCTCGACAAGGACATCACCGCCCACGAGGACGGCTCCATCACGGTCGCCCCGGCCGCCACCGACGCGCTCAGCCAGGTCGTCGACCAGTTCTCGGCCGCGCTCGGACGCACGCCCTACCTGGCCGCGGCGAGCTGA
- a CDS encoding putative leader peptide yields the protein MKMRLDLTRRRHVDLARVSSASCCAAA from the coding sequence ATGAAGATGCGACTGGACCTCACGCGGCGACGCCATGTCGACCTCGCGCGCGTCTCCAGCGCCTCCTGTTGCGCCGCGGCCTGA
- a CDS encoding type 1 glutamine amidotransferase domain-containing protein codes for MAKILFVMTGVDHWTLADGTQHPTGFWAEEAAAPYEAFRAAGHEVVVATPGGVVPTVDKGSLAAELNGGQEGADRIAATLAAMTELEQPIRLADVDLDDYAAVFYPGGHGPMEDLAVDAVSGRLLIDALGSGRPLGVVCHAPAALLAAVREDGSNAFAGYKIAAFTNAEEIQAGFGEKAKWLLHDRLTEAGVDVQVGEPWAPKVVVDRNLVTGQNPASSAPLAVELLKKLD; via the coding sequence ATGGCCAAGATCCTCTTCGTGATGACCGGCGTCGACCACTGGACGCTCGCCGACGGCACCCAGCACCCGACCGGCTTCTGGGCCGAGGAGGCCGCCGCACCGTACGAGGCGTTCCGGGCGGCCGGTCACGAGGTCGTCGTCGCCACGCCCGGCGGTGTGGTCCCCACGGTGGACAAGGGCAGCCTCGCCGCCGAGCTCAACGGCGGCCAGGAGGGCGCCGACCGGATCGCCGCCACGCTCGCCGCCATGACCGAGCTGGAGCAGCCGATCCGCCTGGCGGACGTGGACCTCGACGACTACGCGGCCGTCTTCTACCCCGGCGGGCACGGCCCGATGGAGGACCTGGCCGTCGACGCCGTCTCCGGCCGGCTCCTGATCGACGCCCTGGGCTCGGGCCGGCCGCTGGGCGTCGTCTGCCACGCGCCGGCCGCACTCCTGGCCGCCGTACGGGAGGACGGCTCCAACGCCTTCGCGGGCTACAAGATCGCCGCGTTCACCAACGCCGAGGAGATCCAGGCCGGTTTCGGCGAGAAGGCCAAGTGGCTGCTCCACGACCGGCTGACCGAGGCGGGCGTCGACGTCCAGGTCGGCGAGCCGTGGGCGCCCAAGGTGGTCGTGGACCGCAACCTGGTCACCGGCCAGAACCCCGCCTCCTCCGCCCCGCTCGCCGTCGAACTGCTCAAGAAGCTCGACTGA
- a CDS encoding SPW repeat protein — protein sequence MANVSPGRSDISTHPDVSEMRVRYDRMLDGRDVALVDGPVFLLGLYCAVSPWILHYTVSQPALVTHNLIVGIAIGLLALGFTAAPARMYGLSWAMCALGVWMIIAPWVVGDSPDAGVAVNNIIIGALAVILGAMCAFTAARSAPKP from the coding sequence ATGGCCAACGTCTCGCCCGGCAGAAGTGACATATCGACCCACCCCGACGTATCCGAGATGCGGGTCCGCTACGACCGGATGCTCGACGGCCGTGATGTGGCGCTCGTGGACGGACCGGTGTTCCTGCTCGGTCTGTACTGCGCCGTATCCCCGTGGATACTCCACTACACCGTCAGCCAGCCGGCACTGGTGACCCACAACCTGATCGTCGGCATCGCGATCGGCCTGCTGGCCCTCGGGTTCACGGCGGCTCCCGCTCGCATGTACGGCCTCAGTTGGGCCATGTGCGCGCTGGGCGTGTGGATGATCATCGCACCGTGGGTCGTCGGCGACAGCCCGGACGCCGGTGTCGCAGTGAACAACATCATCATCGGCGCTCTGGCAGTGATCCTGGGGGCGATGTGCGCCTTCACGGCGGCGAGAAGCGCCCCGAAGCCGTAG
- a CDS encoding ArsR/SmtB family transcription factor — protein sequence MDKVFKALADGTRRRLLDRLREHGGQTLGELCGHIDMTRQSVTQHLAVLEAAHLVVTVRRGREKLHYLNPVPLHEIQERWIDQFERPRLRVLSDVRRRAEEAMTDKPTFVYVTYIASTPEKVWDALTDADLTAAYWGHSNVSDWRPGSRWEHRRTDGTGIADVVGTVVESERPTRLVTTWASPEEEGAPDRHSRVTFDIRPHADIVRLTVTHEDLDDEGELADVSGGWPAVLSNLKSLLETGRTLPQEPWSMPGH from the coding sequence ATGGACAAGGTCTTCAAGGCGCTGGCCGACGGCACGCGCAGGCGGCTTCTGGACCGGCTGCGTGAACACGGTGGCCAGACGCTCGGCGAGTTGTGCGGGCACATCGACATGACGCGCCAGTCGGTGACCCAGCATCTGGCCGTACTGGAGGCCGCCCACCTGGTCGTGACGGTGCGGCGGGGGCGGGAGAAGTTGCACTACCTCAACCCGGTCCCGCTCCACGAGATCCAGGAGCGGTGGATCGACCAGTTCGAGCGCCCGCGGTTGCGCGTGCTCTCCGACGTCAGACGACGAGCCGAGGAAGCCATGACCGACAAGCCCACCTTCGTCTATGTCACCTACATCGCCAGCACACCGGAGAAGGTCTGGGACGCGCTCACCGACGCCGACCTGACCGCGGCCTACTGGGGACACAGCAACGTCTCGGACTGGCGGCCGGGCTCCCGCTGGGAACACCGGCGCACGGACGGCACCGGGATCGCGGACGTCGTCGGCACCGTCGTCGAGAGCGAGCGGCCGACACGGCTGGTCACCACCTGGGCCTCGCCTGAAGAGGAGGGGGCGCCGGACCGGCACTCGCGGGTCACCTTCGACATCCGGCCGCACGCCGACATCGTCCGCCTGACCGTCACCCACGAGGACCTCGACGACGAGGGCGAACTCGCCGATGTCTCGGGCGGCTGGCCGGCGGTGCTGTCCAACCTGAAGTCGCTTCTGGAGACCGGCAGGACGCTGCCGCAGGAGCCGTGGTCGATGCCCGGCCACTGA
- a CDS encoding GNAT family N-acetyltransferase — MDHAAVLALYDREMREGARPETSDARVERTGGVVRHVGGEGGWSGVLWSDLDSVGADAAIAEHVAHFTGLGHEFEWKLYGHDRPADLGQRLTAAGFTADPQETLMIGETDDQLVDAEPPEGVRIVPVTDRAGVELMVEANEKAFGRDGSWLRDLLLARLTAEPDVIVALLAMAGDVPVSSARMELIPGTSFAGLWGGGTVQAWRGRGIYRALIAHRARIAADRGYRYLQVDASAQSRPILQRLGFAALSTTTPYVYAK, encoded by the coding sequence ATGGATCATGCCGCGGTACTCGCCCTGTACGACCGGGAGATGCGCGAAGGCGCGCGCCCCGAGACCTCCGACGCCCGTGTCGAGCGGACCGGGGGCGTGGTCCGGCACGTCGGCGGCGAGGGCGGCTGGAGCGGTGTCCTCTGGTCGGACCTGGACTCCGTCGGCGCCGACGCGGCGATCGCGGAGCACGTCGCCCACTTCACCGGGCTCGGCCACGAGTTCGAGTGGAAGCTGTACGGGCACGACCGCCCGGCGGACCTCGGGCAACGGCTCACGGCGGCCGGTTTCACGGCCGATCCGCAGGAAACCCTGATGATCGGCGAGACGGACGACCAGCTCGTCGACGCCGAACCGCCCGAGGGCGTCCGCATCGTCCCCGTCACCGACCGGGCGGGCGTCGAGCTCATGGTCGAGGCGAACGAGAAGGCCTTCGGCCGTGACGGCTCCTGGCTGCGCGACCTGCTCCTCGCCCGCCTCACCGCCGAGCCGGACGTGATCGTCGCCCTCCTCGCCATGGCCGGGGACGTGCCGGTGAGTTCGGCGCGGATGGAACTGATCCCCGGCACGAGCTTCGCCGGGCTGTGGGGCGGCGGCACCGTCCAGGCCTGGCGCGGCCGAGGCATCTACCGCGCCCTGATCGCCCACCGCGCCCGCATCGCCGCCGACCGCGGCTACCGCTACCTCCAGGTCGACGCCTCCGCCCAGAGCCGCCCCATCCTCCAACGCCTCGGCTTCGCGGCCCTGAGCACGACGACGCCGTACGTGTACGCGAAGTAG
- a CDS encoding chaplin, whose amino-acid sequence MRRVTRTGVLAVAAVSGAMAVTLPAHADSAANGSAAGSPGLISGNGVQLPVNLPVNLCGNTVNVAGLLNPAAGNTCANEGKGAAPGAQGASSDGGATANGVAQDSPGVLSGNGVQLPVHLPVNVSGNSVNVVGIANPAFGNESVNTSGTSGEEPVRPTEPAPQPPVRHDPPSEPQQPGPKPVPHAPALAPQAGAPEAVSSLARTGADATLPTLAGSTAMVLGGAALYRRFRPRAER is encoded by the coding sequence ATGAGACGGGTTACCCGAACCGGTGTGCTGGCCGTCGCCGCAGTCTCCGGCGCGATGGCCGTGACACTGCCCGCACACGCCGACTCCGCGGCGAACGGCTCCGCGGCCGGCTCGCCCGGGCTGATCTCCGGCAACGGTGTGCAGCTCCCGGTGAACCTCCCGGTGAACCTGTGCGGGAACACGGTGAACGTGGCGGGACTCCTGAACCCCGCCGCGGGCAACACCTGCGCCAACGAGGGCAAGGGCGCCGCTCCCGGGGCGCAGGGCGCGTCGTCGGACGGCGGCGCCACCGCGAACGGCGTCGCGCAGGACTCGCCGGGCGTCCTGTCCGGCAACGGAGTCCAGCTGCCGGTCCACCTCCCGGTGAACGTCAGCGGCAACAGCGTGAACGTCGTCGGCATCGCGAACCCGGCGTTCGGCAACGAGTCCGTCAACACCTCCGGCACCTCCGGCGAGGAGCCCGTGCGGCCCACCGAGCCCGCGCCGCAGCCGCCGGTCCGGCACGACCCGCCCTCCGAGCCCCAGCAGCCGGGCCCGAAGCCCGTCCCGCACGCCCCCGCCCTCGCACCCCAGGCCGGGGCGCCCGAGGCCGTGTCCTCGCTGGCACGCACCGGAGCCGACGCCACCCTGCCCACGCTCGCCGGCAGCACGGCCATGGTGCTCGGCGGAGCGGCCCTCTACCGGAGGTTCCGCCCGCGCGCTGAGCGTTGA
- a CDS encoding alpha/beta hydrolase yields MLAKLPMRPGLRRCALAATAALTLLGAGLPTATAHRATDGDDRLDLSRFYGQKIAWSACKGDGMPDDLQCAKLTVPLDYARPKARTLDLALARYRATGHKRGSVVLNFGGPGGAGVPELAYSGKEFMDLTDGYDVVTFDPRGVGRSSPVSCGDGEDSGLASLDDDSAPADPRALLTRLKQAAADCVKHSGPVLPHIGTVDAARDLDVLRQALGDRKLNYLGFSYGTRLGAVYAARFPDRVGRLVLDGVDTLTEPLTEQGVAGARGQQVALDDFVGWCVKDIACPFGQDPRVAREEIVRLVRSLDEDPVPTDFGADFSGQDLVGALGQGLYSRELWPLLERALAQLIESGDASGVMGFAAGGVAFPLPLPPPLPFPLRAPGRVEPTPGALVDAEDVPLDNLPAALMAINCADDPDRPSAGQFTSDLRRLRAAYDKASPVFGQYRLTEVLMCYGRPKGTDFIRDEVKKLRTPKMLLVGTRGDPATPYRWTMETAERLGSSAVVLDNKGEGHTGYGSSKCVHRKVDDFLLYGSLPPSGSSCGPDEDDG; encoded by the coding sequence ATGCTGGCCAAGCTGCCGATGCGGCCCGGGCTGCGACGCTGCGCGCTCGCCGCGACCGCCGCACTGACCCTGCTGGGCGCGGGCCTGCCGACGGCCACCGCGCACCGCGCCACCGACGGCGACGACCGCCTGGACCTGTCCCGGTTCTACGGCCAGAAGATCGCGTGGTCGGCGTGCAAGGGCGACGGCATGCCCGACGACCTCCAGTGCGCCAAGCTGACCGTCCCCCTCGACTACGCCCGCCCCAAGGCGCGCACGCTCGACCTCGCGCTCGCCCGCTACCGGGCCACCGGCCACAAGCGCGGCTCGGTGGTGCTCAACTTCGGCGGTCCCGGCGGCGCGGGCGTCCCCGAACTCGCCTACAGCGGAAAGGAGTTCATGGATCTGACCGACGGCTACGACGTGGTCACCTTCGACCCCCGGGGCGTCGGCCGCTCCTCCCCCGTGAGCTGCGGGGACGGCGAGGACAGCGGGCTGGCCTCCCTGGACGACGACTCGGCGCCCGCCGATCCACGGGCGCTGCTCACCCGCTTGAAGCAGGCGGCCGCCGACTGTGTGAAGCACTCCGGCCCGGTCCTGCCGCACATCGGCACGGTCGACGCGGCACGGGACCTGGACGTGCTGCGCCAGGCGCTCGGCGACAGGAAGCTCAACTACCTGGGCTTCTCGTACGGCACCCGGCTCGGCGCGGTCTACGCCGCCCGGTTCCCCGACCGGGTGGGCCGGCTGGTCCTGGACGGCGTCGACACGCTGACCGAACCCCTCACGGAGCAGGGGGTCGCGGGCGCCCGGGGGCAGCAGGTGGCCCTGGACGACTTCGTCGGCTGGTGCGTGAAGGACATCGCCTGCCCGTTCGGCCAGGATCCGCGCGTGGCCCGCGAGGAGATCGTGCGGCTCGTGCGCTCGCTCGACGAGGACCCGGTGCCGACGGACTTCGGCGCCGACTTCTCCGGCCAGGATCTCGTCGGCGCGCTCGGACAGGGGCTGTACAGCCGGGAGTTGTGGCCGTTGCTGGAGCGGGCGTTGGCCCAGCTCATCGAGAGCGGCGACGCCAGCGGCGTCATGGGGTTCGCGGCCGGCGGCGTCGCCTTCCCGCTCCCGCTCCCGCCCCCGCTGCCCTTCCCGCTGCGGGCGCCGGGCCGCGTCGAGCCCACTCCCGGAGCGCTGGTCGACGCGGAGGACGTCCCCCTCGACAACCTGCCCGCGGCGCTGATGGCGATCAACTGCGCGGACGACCCGGACCGTCCCAGCGCCGGGCAGTTCACCTCGGACCTGCGACGGCTGCGGGCCGCGTACGACAAGGCGTCACCGGTCTTCGGGCAGTACCGCCTCACCGAGGTCCTGATGTGCTACGGCCGCCCCAAGGGCACCGACTTCATCCGCGACGAGGTGAAGAAGCTGCGCACGCCGAAGATGCTCCTGGTCGGCACGCGCGGCGACCCGGCGACGCCGTACCGGTGGACCATGGAGACGGCGGAGCGGCTCGGCTCCTCGGCCGTGGTGCTCGACAACAAGGGCGAGGGCCACACCGGTTACGGGTCGTCCAAGTGCGTGCACCGCAAGGTCGACGACTTCCTGCTGTACGGCTCCCTCCCGCCCAGCGGCAGTTCCTGCGGGCCCGACGAGGACGACGGCTGA